From Haloarcula sp. CBA1127, a single genomic window includes:
- the mutL gene encoding DNA mismatch repair endonuclease MutL codes for MTDIQRLDDQTVERIAAGEVVERPASVVKELVENAIDADASRVDVVVEAGGTDGIRVTDDGVGMDREAVETAVEEHTTSKIRDIADLEGGVGTLGFRGEALHAIGAVSRLTIRTRPRGGDVGTELVLEGGDVTAVGPAGCPEGTTMAVEDLFYNVPARRKYLKQESTEFAHVNTVVASYALANPDVAVSLTHGDRETFSTTGQGDLRETVMSVYGREVAESMISVSAGSEATGSGDGTDSFPDGPLNGVHGLVSHPETNRAGREYLSTYVNGRYVRAGTVRDAVIDAYGTQIAPDRYPFAVLFLDVPAGDVDVNVHPRKMEVRWVKSDAVERQVRTAVEDALQEEGLLRSSAPRGRSAPEQTEIDPSPVSENAADSAAETADTEVPDDTTGTVNRTDEAAQRGDTGQSDSTESSRIESSPTSTTDTSDTPATPSQPSSDSTVESSPPSRLESSTTDSTTSSTPHEQRERSPTTTEPNTQKTLSGEDAHETTGFDTFPDLRVLGQLHDTYIVAEFDDGLILIDQHAADERINYERLKQRFEGETTTQALADPVEIELTAREMSVFEARSDALASLGFHTARTGDEIVEVRTLPGIIADAAGPEIIRDVLLEFVTGEDAAKQTVEAVADELLSDMACYPSITGNTSLTDGSVVDLLSALDECENPWACPHGRPVLIHIDSDEIGDRFERDYPGH; via the coding sequence ATGACCGATATCCAGCGACTCGACGACCAGACCGTCGAACGCATCGCAGCCGGCGAGGTGGTCGAGCGACCGGCCTCCGTCGTCAAGGAACTGGTCGAGAACGCGATCGACGCCGACGCAAGCCGGGTCGATGTCGTCGTCGAAGCCGGCGGAACCGACGGGATTCGCGTCACGGACGACGGCGTCGGGATGGACCGCGAGGCTGTCGAGACGGCCGTCGAGGAACACACCACGTCGAAAATCCGCGACATTGCAGATCTAGAGGGTGGCGTGGGAACGCTCGGGTTCCGCGGCGAGGCGCTGCACGCGATCGGGGCGGTCTCACGGCTGACGATACGGACCAGACCCCGCGGCGGCGACGTGGGAACCGAACTGGTACTCGAAGGCGGTGACGTCACGGCAGTCGGCCCCGCCGGCTGTCCGGAGGGGACGACGATGGCGGTCGAAGACCTCTTCTATAACGTCCCAGCCCGCCGGAAATACCTCAAGCAGGAGTCGACGGAATTCGCGCATGTCAACACCGTCGTCGCCAGCTACGCGCTGGCTAACCCGGACGTGGCGGTCTCGCTGACCCACGGCGACCGTGAGACGTTCTCGACGACCGGCCAGGGTGACTTGCGCGAGACAGTAATGTCCGTCTACGGCCGGGAAGTCGCCGAGTCGATGATTTCGGTCAGTGCAGGCTCGGAGGCAACAGGGAGCGGCGACGGGACGGACAGTTTCCCCGATGGACCGCTTAACGGCGTCCACGGCCTCGTGTCCCACCCCGAGACGAATCGCGCCGGCCGTGAGTACCTCTCGACGTACGTTAACGGTCGCTACGTCAGGGCCGGTACCGTCCGGGACGCCGTTATCGACGCCTACGGTACCCAAATCGCGCCGGACCGCTACCCCTTCGCCGTCCTCTTTCTGGATGTCCCCGCAGGCGACGTGGACGTGAACGTCCACCCCCGGAAAATGGAGGTGAGATGGGTTAAATCAGATGCCGTCGAGCGACAAGTTCGTACCGCCGTCGAAGACGCACTTCAAGAAGAGGGCCTTCTTCGCTCGTCCGCTCCACGCGGTCGGAGCGCCCCTGAACAGACGGAGATTGACCCGTCGCCTGTCTCTGAAAACGCTGCTGATTCCGCCGCTGAGACAGCCGATACAGAGGTGCCTGACGATACAACGGGAACGGTGAATAGAACAGATGAGGCGGCACAGAGAGGAGATACGGGACAGTCAGACTCTACAGAGTCCTCTCGAATTGAGTCTTCACCGACATCAACTACGGATACCTCAGACACGCCAGCTACACCGTCTCAGCCGTCGTCGGATTCGACTGTCGAGTCGTCGCCACCCTCCCGCTTGGAGTCATCTACCACAGACTCCACAACGTCATCGACGCCACACGAACAACGGGAACGGTCTCCCACTACAACCGAACCGAACACCCAGAAGACGCTGAGCGGTGAAGATGCTCACGAAACAACGGGGTTCGATACGTTCCCAGACCTTCGAGTCTTGGGGCAACTACACGACACGTACATTGTCGCCGAATTTGACGACGGGTTAATTCTCATCGACCAACACGCCGCTGACGAAAGAATCAACTACGAACGGCTAAAGCAACGCTTCGAAGGCGAAACGACAACGCAGGCGTTAGCGGACCCGGTCGAAATCGAACTCACTGCCCGCGAAATGTCCGTTTTTGAGGCCCGGAGTGATGCACTGGCAAGCCTCGGTTTCCACACCGCGCGGACGGGTGACGAAATTGTGGAAGTTCGGACGCTTCCGGGTATCATCGCCGATGCCGCTGGCCCCGAGATCATTCGGGACGTGTTGTTGGAGTTCGTTACTGGGGAAGACGCAGCGAAACAGACTGTCGAAGCGGTTGCCGACGAATTATTATCAGATATGGCCTGCTACCCCTCGATTACGGGTAACACATCCCTTACAGATGGGTCCGTGGTGGACCTCCTGTCGGCCCTTGACGAGTGTGAAAATCCGTGGGCGTGCCCGCATGGTCGACCGGTACTCATCCATATCGACTCGGACGAGATCGGCGACCGGTTCGAACGGGATTATCCTGGGCATTAA
- a CDS encoding HAD family hydrolase translates to MDLDMEQYDQLYRLYKSVDTTTLRGYQEFVDLFPPLSSTVALEQWETASDRLDALKSDITAEFPGTGETYAEIAARLTRDEAFTALDLYSKYDRSVNVLVLDVDETLRSAGDTDNEIPRDTLYLLTQFHEAGVPIVVCTGQTLENVKGFMIQGLGNDLVSSGQMSIVYESGNGVFTPKHGQDTKRLLYERLDGAVVDVFETVRRRVLSEAPDAVGKRCHLQGNEFNVTLKPNAEVGSDNAVEVIDESLCYLCGLVGDAIAAQVDAEVDDPAGYARAYFSRDPEILDVLEAGGLSTNADIADAPEAFRDVLERVDLGYYEGDAAELVSLELDKSAGVEEAFDVLGIDDPFALVMGDSKSDLRVMRWVDDNDAGIAAAPAHSSPDVLDHVSSRDDLVYEAGDASTVLRTIYGIGLVEQLDEQGE, encoded by the coding sequence GTGGACCTCGACATGGAACAATACGACCAACTTTACCGGCTCTACAAGAGCGTAGACACGACGACGCTGCGCGGCTATCAGGAGTTCGTCGACCTGTTTCCCCCGCTCAGCTCGACCGTCGCGCTGGAACAGTGGGAAACCGCCAGTGACCGCCTCGACGCTCTCAAATCGGATATCACTGCCGAGTTTCCCGGGACCGGCGAGACCTACGCAGAAATCGCGGCCCGGCTGACCCGTGACGAGGCCTTTACCGCGCTCGATCTCTACTCGAAGTACGACCGGTCGGTGAACGTTCTGGTACTGGACGTCGACGAGACGCTCCGGTCGGCCGGCGACACCGACAACGAAATCCCCCGCGATACGCTATATCTCCTGACGCAGTTCCACGAAGCGGGCGTCCCAATCGTCGTCTGTACCGGCCAGACCCTGGAGAACGTCAAGGGGTTCATGATACAGGGGCTGGGCAACGACCTCGTTTCCTCCGGACAGATGAGCATCGTCTATGAGTCCGGTAACGGCGTATTCACGCCCAAACACGGCCAGGACACGAAGCGGCTCCTCTATGAACGCCTTGACGGCGCGGTCGTGGACGTGTTCGAAACTGTCCGCCGGCGGGTCCTCTCAGAGGCCCCCGACGCCGTTGGCAAGCGCTGTCATCTCCAGGGCAACGAGTTCAATGTCACGCTGAAACCCAACGCCGAGGTCGGCAGCGACAACGCCGTCGAAGTCATCGACGAATCGCTGTGCTACCTCTGTGGGCTGGTCGGCGACGCCATCGCCGCGCAGGTTGACGCCGAGGTTGACGACCCTGCAGGCTACGCACGGGCCTACTTCAGCCGCGACCCGGAGATTCTGGACGTGCTGGAGGCCGGCGGTCTGTCGACTAACGCCGACATTGCGGACGCACCCGAAGCGTTCCGCGACGTTCTCGAACGTGTCGACCTGGGCTACTACGAGGGCGACGCGGCCGAACTCGTGAGTCTCGAACTGGACAAGTCTGCCGGCGTCGAGGAGGCTTTCGACGTGCTGGGCATCGACGACCCGTTCGCACTCGTGATGGGCGACAGCAAGAGCGACCTGCGGGTGATGCGCTGGGTCGACGACAACGACGCCGGTATCGCCGCCGCTCCCGCCCATTCCTCGCCCGACGTACTCGATCACGTCAGTTCGCGAGACGATCTGGTGTACGAGGCTGGCGATGCCAGCACGGTGCTGCGGACGATCTACGGTATCGGCCTTGTTGAGCAACTGGACGAGCAGGGGGAGTGA
- a CDS encoding helix-turn-helix domain-containing protein, whose amino-acid sequence MSEDPAVGDILDLLSDEYARDILAATSVKPMSAKQLADQCEMSQPTVYRRVEWLQEYGLIEEQTQIETGGNDYSVFAATLSEFSLALAEGDFETEIERAEPPAFPGQDEQDTADRFTKMWENL is encoded by the coding sequence GTGAGTGAGGACCCGGCCGTGGGCGACATCCTCGACCTGCTCAGTGACGAGTACGCCCGGGACATCCTCGCAGCAACGAGTGTCAAACCCATGTCCGCGAAACAGCTCGCCGACCAGTGTGAGATGTCACAACCGACCGTGTACAGACGGGTCGAGTGGCTTCAGGAGTACGGCCTCATCGAGGAACAGACCCAGATAGAGACGGGCGGCAACGACTACAGCGTGTTCGCTGCCACGCTCTCGGAGTTCTCGCTGGCGCTTGCTGAGGGTGACTTCGAAACCGAAATCGAGCGGGCCGAACCGCCGGCATTCCCAGGACAGGACGAACAGGACACCGCGGACCGATTCACAAAAATGTGGGAGAATCTCTGA
- a CDS encoding outer membrane lipoprotein carrier protein LolA — MATRHLTSERLVLTIATVVVVGVLAVSIWSLAFASTGTADQPQIDADVQQRYQSIDGVNATQTTTITRNGTVASRTTYDAALQPGTQKKRLAVVNSTVERYDRRVSNGSTLWLYDQRRAKATRISLSRTGSEQGERLHRLFANLNMSTAADTADSRSVEPLPVVPRGEQRPTVAASSMTVSYRGTESIDGREAYVIHVAPKDDTAAYEQTVWVDTEQFFPVKKRTAWTADGERTVVTTTHTDVTYDTGVSEDVFTPNFPENTTVTVPETPESQTYESVGALEADTEIQVPEPDIPPGYELTYATQTRGRIHSVGLRYMNRTSLITVAKYDRPGVGDNASGAVTIDGQPAQVSYGLTTSVSWSCERYRYTVRGEGVSADRLVTVGRSIGCPGGE; from the coding sequence ATGGCCACTCGCCACCTCACATCGGAACGACTGGTGCTTACCATCGCGACGGTAGTCGTCGTTGGTGTACTGGCTGTTTCGATTTGGTCGCTTGCGTTCGCGAGTACCGGAACCGCCGATCAGCCCCAGATCGACGCTGACGTGCAACAACGCTACCAGTCGATAGACGGCGTCAACGCGACACAGACGACGACGATTACCCGGAACGGGACAGTTGCGAGCCGGACGACCTACGACGCCGCGCTCCAGCCGGGGACCCAGAAGAAACGGCTGGCGGTCGTCAACAGCACCGTCGAGCGATACGACCGCCGGGTGTCGAACGGGTCGACACTGTGGCTGTACGACCAGCGCCGCGCGAAGGCGACACGCATCTCTCTCAGCAGGACCGGGTCAGAGCAGGGCGAGCGGCTACATCGCCTGTTTGCGAATCTCAATATGTCCACGGCAGCCGACACGGCGGATTCACGGTCAGTTGAGCCGCTGCCCGTCGTTCCTCGCGGCGAACAGCGGCCAACCGTGGCTGCCAGCTCGATGACTGTCAGCTACCGCGGTACTGAATCAATCGACGGGCGTGAAGCCTACGTCATCCACGTGGCACCGAAAGACGATACAGCGGCCTACGAGCAGACGGTCTGGGTGGACACAGAGCAGTTCTTCCCGGTGAAAAAGCGCACTGCGTGGACAGCCGACGGTGAGCGAACAGTCGTGACGACGACGCACACGGACGTCACCTATGACACCGGTGTGTCCGAGGACGTGTTTACGCCCAACTTCCCGGAGAACACGACTGTCACTGTCCCAGAAACGCCGGAGAGCCAGACCTACGAGTCGGTCGGTGCACTCGAAGCCGACACCGAGATCCAGGTTCCGGAGCCCGACATCCCGCCGGGGTACGAACTGACCTACGCGACGCAGACGCGGGGACGGATACACAGCGTCGGCCTCCGCTACATGAACCGGACCAGTCTGATCACCGTTGCCAAGTACGACCGGCCGGGTGTCGGGGATAACGCCAGCGGAGCGGTGACAATCGACGGGCAACCGGCACAGGTCAGCTACGGGCTGACAACATCAGTGTCGTGGAGCTGTGAGCGCTACCGATACACCGTTCGCGGTGAGGGTGTGTCCGCGGACCGACTCGTCACGGTCGGCCGGTCAATCGGCTGTCCCGGCGGCGAGTGA
- a CDS encoding outer membrane lipoprotein carrier protein LolA, with the protein MVTRHFSTEQLVPAVATVLVIGVLTISAWSLVATSGGTADNPQIDADVQQRYESIDGVNAIQTTTVSRNGTVASRTTYHATLQPGTERKRLVPINSTARASNVRISDGSTLWLYNDRRESATRVPLPETESDRGERLQRLFTKLDESKTDPQSVEPLPVVPQSERRPVNSTEEMTVSYRGTEPVDGREAYVVHVTPRNETKAYEQTVWVETQRFFPSKKRTAWTADGKHTVVTTRYANISYDTDVSSDAFSPDFPDDTTVSAPEPADRRFYLRCQLCAT; encoded by the coding sequence ATGGTTACTCGACACTTCTCAACGGAGCAACTTGTCCCCGCCGTCGCGACAGTCCTTGTTATTGGTGTTCTAACTATCTCGGCGTGGTCGCTCGTGGCCACGAGCGGCGGCACCGCCGACAACCCGCAGATCGATGCGGACGTGCAGCAACGCTACGAGTCGATAGACGGTGTCAACGCGATCCAGACGACGACCGTCTCACGGAACGGGACGGTTGCAAGCCGAACGACCTACCACGCGACGCTCCAGCCGGGGACGGAGAGAAAGCGGCTCGTACCCATCAATAGTACGGCACGGGCGAGTAACGTGCGGATCTCGGACGGGTCAACGCTATGGCTGTACAACGACCGTCGTGAAAGTGCGACACGAGTTCCCCTCCCCGAGACTGAGTCTGACAGGGGTGAACGGCTACAGCGCCTGTTCACGAAACTCGACGAGTCGAAAACGGACCCGCAGTCGGTTGAACCACTGCCTGTTGTCCCCCAGAGCGAACGGCGGCCAGTCAACTCGACCGAGGAGATGACCGTCAGCTACCGGGGCACGGAACCAGTTGACGGACGCGAAGCGTACGTCGTCCACGTGACGCCAAGAAATGAGACAAAAGCATACGAGCAAACAGTCTGGGTCGAAACACAGCGGTTCTTCCCGAGCAAAAAGCGGACTGCCTGGACAGCAGATGGAAAGCACACAGTTGTGACGACGAGGTACGCGAACATCTCGTACGACACCGATGTGTCCAGTGACGCGTTTTCCCCCGACTTCCCGGATGATACAACTGTCAGTGCTCCGGAACCAGCAGATAGGAGGTTTTACCTGCGCTGCCAATTATGTGCTACATAA
- a CDS encoding ABC transporter ATP-binding protein encodes MSSQRPPRQGSRTAEQPSTAKDGATPALAVEGLSKQFGSGADAVTAVDDVSFRIEQGTVVGLLGPNGAGKTTTIKSILGLVLPDSGRVRIQGIDMSEHPRAAYRHVDGMLEGARNDYWRLTVRENLRYFSTIKGVKPDAVADRHERLLAKLDLLEKADVPVRDLSRGMKQKVSLASVLASESDLVFLDEPTLGLDVESSLTLRRELRRIVDERDITAIVSSHDMDVIEDVCDRVIIMNDGEIIADDSVAAVLDQFTANAFAVTSPDITEGLLATIRERFEVADVTTVERGRRVEVATDSDGFYRLLALCRDHDVTLTGVGTVEPDLEDVFVEITGQGR; translated from the coding sequence ATGTCATCCCAGCGCCCTCCGCGGCAGGGCTCGCGGACCGCCGAGCAACCGTCCACAGCGAAGGACGGAGCAACGCCCGCACTCGCCGTCGAGGGGTTGTCAAAGCAGTTCGGTAGCGGTGCGGACGCGGTGACGGCCGTCGATGACGTGTCGTTTCGCATCGAGCAGGGAACGGTCGTCGGCCTGCTGGGACCCAACGGCGCGGGCAAGACGACGACAATAAAGTCGATTCTCGGGCTGGTGTTGCCTGATTCCGGGCGTGTTCGGATACAGGGTATCGACATGAGCGAACACCCGCGAGCGGCCTACCGCCACGTCGACGGGATGCTCGAAGGGGCGCGAAACGACTACTGGCGATTGACCGTCCGGGAGAACCTGCGCTATTTCTCGACCATCAAGGGTGTCAAGCCGGATGCCGTCGCCGACCGGCACGAGCGCCTGCTGGCGAAACTCGACCTTCTGGAGAAGGCCGACGTGCCGGTTCGAGACCTCTCCCGCGGGATGAAACAGAAGGTGTCGCTGGCGAGTGTGCTGGCCAGCGAGTCCGATCTGGTGTTTCTCGATGAACCGACGCTGGGGCTGGACGTAGAAAGCTCGCTGACGCTACGGCGAGAACTGCGCCGGATCGTCGACGAGCGCGACATCACGGCCATTGTCAGTAGCCACGATATGGATGTCATCGAAGATGTCTGTGACCGGGTCATCATCATGAACGACGGGGAGATCATCGCAGACGACAGCGTGGCGGCCGTGCTTGACCAGTTCACCGCGAACGCGTTCGCCGTCACCAGTCCAGACATCACCGAGGGCCTGCTTGCGACGATCCGGGAGCGGTTCGAGGTGGCCGACGTGACGACCGTCGAGCGGGGTCGGCGCGTCGAGGTGGCGACCGACAGCGACGGGTTCTACCGCTTGCTGGCCCTGTGTCGAGACCACGACGTGACGCTGACCGGTGTCGGCACGGTCGAACCGGACCTGGAAGACGTGTTCGTCGAGATCACGGGACAAGGACGATGA
- a CDS encoding ATP-binding protein has product MPDRIRVLHVDDDPAVVEAATSALEQAHCGITVETESNVADGIERLDSEAFDCVVAGYDLPEQTGVEFLDAVRKQSPDLPFVLFTTDGNEAAASDAISAGVTEYLRVDGSNEPHARLAHTVVDAVERTADDIEHAQSTRRERAIEELHSTARAFMRATTEDAVAQITVDTARTILNMPANGVHFADGDSLYPVAWTEQVEELIGTPPVFEAGEALAWQAFETGEARVHDDITSSPDRYNPETNIRSELILPLGDHGVLLIGSSEVGAFDDTDVTLARTLSVHATAALSRLDRDRQLREEREFIDQALDTLDDLFYVIDTDGSLRRWNERIPEVTGYSNDEIDDMPVSEFFPGDEHETIAAAINETRTSGRVTVEAEVLTANGERIPYEFAGTQLTDTDGATAGTVGIGRDISQRKAYEQQLERQNERLDEFTSIVSHDLRNPLTVAEGNLELARAEHDSDALDKVSRAHERMRALIDDLLTFARAGETATDLESVALAGIVEECWQSVEDDRATLVVEGDRQIRADMAKLRRLLANLLRNSVEHGTTGAQTTADDNTDHSGGSATVRVGVIEDTDRHGFYVADDGPGIPAADREQVFEGGYSTGESGTGFGLKIVQRIAEVHGWTVTATESEAGGARFEVTGLEPA; this is encoded by the coding sequence ATGCCCGACCGGATCCGCGTTCTTCACGTCGACGACGACCCGGCTGTCGTCGAAGCGGCCACAAGCGCTCTGGAACAGGCGCACTGTGGTATCACGGTCGAAACGGAGTCGAACGTGGCCGACGGCATCGAACGGCTCGACAGCGAAGCGTTCGACTGTGTCGTCGCCGGCTACGACCTGCCGGAGCAGACCGGCGTCGAGTTCCTCGACGCGGTCCGAAAGCAATCGCCGGACCTGCCGTTCGTTCTGTTCACTACCGATGGAAATGAAGCAGCCGCCAGTGACGCGATTTCCGCCGGTGTCACCGAGTATCTCCGGGTCGACGGCAGCAACGAGCCGCACGCACGACTCGCACACACCGTCGTCGACGCCGTCGAGCGGACAGCCGACGACATCGAACACGCACAGAGCACGCGGCGCGAGCGCGCTATCGAGGAGCTACACTCCACTGCCAGGGCGTTCATGCGGGCCACGACTGAGGATGCGGTTGCGCAGATCACAGTGGACACCGCCAGAACCATCCTCAATATGCCGGCCAACGGCGTCCACTTCGCGGACGGCGACAGCCTGTATCCGGTCGCCTGGACCGAACAGGTCGAGGAGCTCATCGGCACGCCACCAGTGTTCGAGGCCGGAGAGGCGCTCGCGTGGCAGGCTTTCGAAACCGGCGAGGCCCGGGTCCACGACGATATCACGTCGAGCCCGGACCGGTACAATCCGGAGACGAATATCCGAAGCGAGCTCATCCTTCCGCTCGGGGACCACGGCGTCCTCCTCATCGGGTCGAGCGAGGTCGGTGCATTCGATGACACAGATGTCACACTCGCGCGGACGCTCTCAGTCCACGCGACGGCGGCGCTTAGCCGTCTCGACCGTGACCGTCAGCTCCGCGAGGAACGCGAGTTCATCGATCAGGCGCTCGATACGCTTGACGACCTGTTCTACGTCATCGACACAGACGGGAGCCTTCGGCGATGGAACGAGCGCATCCCTGAAGTTACAGGATACAGCAATGACGAGATTGACGATATGCCAGTCTCCGAGTTCTTCCCGGGTGACGAGCATGAGACAATCGCTGCGGCGATAAATGAGACGCGAACCAGCGGCCGGGTAACTGTCGAAGCGGAGGTTCTGACTGCCAATGGAGAGCGGATTCCGTATGAGTTTGCTGGAACCCAGCTGACCGACACTGACGGGGCGACAGCCGGGACCGTAGGTATCGGCCGGGATATCTCCCAGCGCAAGGCGTACGAACAGCAGCTGGAACGCCAGAACGAGCGTCTCGACGAGTTTACAAGCATCGTCAGCCACGACCTCCGAAACCCGCTTACCGTCGCGGAGGGGAACCTGGAACTGGCCAGAGCGGAACACGACAGCGACGCGCTCGACAAGGTGTCACGCGCCCACGAACGAATGCGAGCGCTGATAGACGACCTCTTGACGTTTGCACGCGCCGGCGAAACGGCGACCGACCTCGAATCTGTCGCGCTCGCCGGCATCGTTGAAGAGTGCTGGCAGAGTGTCGAAGATGACCGGGCAACGCTCGTCGTCGAGGGTGACCGTCAGATTCGGGCAGATATGGCAAAACTCCGGCGGCTGTTAGCGAACCTCCTTCGAAACAGTGTTGAACACGGGACCACAGGCGCTCAGACGACGGCTGACGACAACACCGACCACAGTGGCGGGAGCGCAACTGTACGAGTCGGTGTCATCGAGGACACGGACCGACACGGCTTCTACGTCGCCGACGACGGGCCGGGCATTCCGGCGGCCGACCGTGAACAGGTGTTTGAAGGGGGCTACTCGACCGGCGAGAGCGGGACCGGGTTCGGACTCAAAATCGTTCAGCGGATTGCTGAGGTCCACGGTTGGACAGTCACAGCCACCGAGAGCGAGGCCGGCGGCGCGCGGTTCGAGGTGACGGGCCTCGAACCGGCCTGA